A region of Lycium barbarum isolate Lr01 chromosome 3, ASM1917538v2, whole genome shotgun sequence DNA encodes the following proteins:
- the LOC132633540 gene encoding uncharacterized protein LOC132633540 isoform X2, with protein MEIDNAEQEELEKVVSFTPITPGKCVPARTEFSNVLLASSSGEEVEMELGNAMQEKLQKTLSWAPITPDKCPARTEFNSIDAGLNKFLSISSSDNSQKKDEEVSALVGRKSEFLSRNLDGDSKSAWLAPSTPIKKGNPREKQSGSLDLNDRPHKKPRMRKHTPKIFDESKPKKTPKPKVKPSPPKPGNSKASARTKKKLEKACEKVSDDLSGHADMQAPNSKIPGTIPESLVLQVSTPQPETLEHAIPATSPPELEHDILTNLGHDLKSCRRVIDFNLENENDVISVGATEVIWDHVTHSYNKFLTNPLDGVNEQAVDTNISIGLEDNLEAESTFQPNQAENGASIYQDDQSACQHHFLKVYKRRNKTKTELMPLAGNEADIYPNDRETTGQTGCRDRFLKVYKRRTKGNIGVVSLAGNEADDCSRNNRNLKPEATIICKKRRTKRRKALVFLKFLNVDADKGWSTLKTHMNFKVTASANKMGRRRGAKRATEKRIKIGKRDNCFTISKRVTRRNFGIANDAKKTCFSTMNSGQKGKLKSLFVGEVLPNKNQITVAMANPEFFECVFSLSPIVKSRRKRSIRPKRTKSACREENTDLEPLSLALTLSPLVTSKIKRSKNSKRSTAILDSLCLKSEISPINEIESFLDKLACNEILECSQHEDMCSQTDKSAFNKIQECPQQQDPWPRTESSADLESLVASLIQRLENIRICDKKTYKRKAATSKKRTSKNVGRLVPWNPFGPINIYKGKDKPSTQKPPRVDLDMESLRVWKLLIENEGEIDEDLDKEKEIWWEEQREIFQGRAASFIARMRLVLGDRRFSEWKGSVVDSVVGVYLTQNVSDNLSSNAFMLLASAFPPQNKQEMTIPQGQALMITEGMPDSFEREVSADEKDPELAGFSCSQMSTCRSSIDELSSVNDRNTSECLPTSYTHLHHVGDCKNERLHETQVEENLSAESTCGSQATVTSCSSEVINSAKSDDLGNEAVNLPEKISREKDELPKKEIDWDELRKTYSTGRSSGLTERNRDSVDWEAIRHADVEKIVEPIKSRGQGNVLAAKIKNFLNRLVEDHGSIDLEWLRDVPTDKAKEYLLSIVGLGPKSVDCLRLLTLRHCAFPVDINVARVSVRLGWVPLQPLPDGILMHLLEKYPLESSIQKYLWPRLCNLDLLILYELHYHMITFGKVFCTKKNPNCNACPLRAECRHFASAFASARLRLPGPQQKGVVAVKQPVRVDEVPNMCVPSPNLSLSGESFLESRFQTQECEPIIEMPESPEHRPIESLERDIEDFPCGVEHEQEIPTIQLNTNDFRENILNLINKSNAKEFQENVLNFVNEISTLHRDEEVSKALVLLDPESASRHARKLKSESRTRTEHTVYELPDYHPLLSGFEKREPDDPCPYLLAICQTEEEIKNQKKFGRDSSSKELELYGAKICSGSTSYSQNDQIVYGTILIPCRTANRGSFPLNGTYFQVNEVFADHESSECPIRVPRVSIWHLRRKTLYCGTTVHAIAKGMSTEDIQYCFWRGYTCVRGYDRKQRAPRPLPRLFHSGYKSKIGNSDDQHLEGEKIA; from the exons ATGGAAATTGACAATGCAGAGCAGGAGGAGTTGGAGAAAGTAGTTTCTTTTACACCAATAACACCTGGCAAGTGCGTGCCAGCAAGGACAGAATTTAGCAATGTTTTGTTGGCAAGTAGTTCAG GAGAAGAAGTAGAGATGGAACTAGGCAATGCCATGCAGGAAAAGTTGCAGAAAACACTTTCTTGGGCGCCAATAACACCCGACAAGTGCCCAGCAAGAACAGAATTTAACTCTATTGATGCTGGCTTGAACAAATTTCTGTCCATAAGTAGTTCAG ATAACAGCCAAAAAAAGGATGAGGAGGTTTCTGCTTTGGTCGGAAGGAAGAGTGAATTTCTAAGTCGAAATTTAGATGGTGATTCTAAATCTGCGTGGCTGGCTCCTTCAACTCCTATCAAGAAGGGTAACCCCAGGGAGAAACAAAGTGGTAGCTTAGACTTGAATGACAGACCACATAAGAAACCAAGAATGAGAAAACACACACCAAAAATCTTTGATGAAAGTAAGCCCAAAAAGACTCCAAAGCCTAAGGTAAAGCCTTCGCCTCCAAAACCAGGTAACTCCAAGGCAAGTGCCAGGACAAAGAAGAAACTAGAAAAGGCCTGCGAGAAAGTTTCAGATGATTTATCCGGACATGCTGATATGCAAGCACCTAATAGTAAGATTCCAGGAACTATTCCCGAATCTCTAGTCCTACAGGTTTCAACACCTCAACCAGAAACTCTGGAGCATGCTATCCCCGCAACAAGTCCACCGGAGCTTGAGCATGATATTCTTACAAATCTTGGACATGATTTGAAGTCATGTAGACGAGTTATAGATTTCAACTTGGAAAATGAGAATGATGTCATTTCCGTGGGAGCTACAGAAGTGATCTGGGATCATGTAACACATAGTTACAACAAATTCTTGACAAATCCATTGGATGGTGTTAATGAGCAGGCAGTTGATACAAATATATCCATTGGCTTAGAAGATAATTTAGAGGCAGAATCAACTTTCCAGCCCAACCAAG CAGAAAATGGAGCTAGTATCTACCAGGATGACCAGAGTGCCTGTCAGCATCATTTTCTGAAAGTTTATAAAAGGAGGAACAAAACTAAAACAGAGTTGATGCCTTTGGCAGGAAATGAAGCTGATATCTACCCAAACGATCGTGAAACAACCGGCCAAACTGGTTGTCGGGATCGTTTTTTGAAAGTTTATAAAAGGAGGACAAAAGGAAACATTGGTGTCGTGTCTTTGGCAG GAAATGAAGCTGATGATTGTTCGAGGAATAATAGAAATCTTAAACCGGAAGCTACAATAATATGCAAGAAAAGGAGGACAAAAAGAAGAAAAGCACTTGTGTTTTTAAAGTTTTTGAATGTTGATGCAGATAAAGGCTGGAGTACATTGAAAACTCATATGAATTTCAAAGTGACTGCCAGTGCAAATAAGATGGGCAGAAGAAGAGGTGCAAAGAGAGCTACAGAGAAACGTATTAAAATTGGCAAGAGAGATAATTGTTTTACAATTTCCAAGAGAGTTACAAGGAGAAATTTTGGAATTGCCAATGATGCTAAAAAGACATGTTTTTCAACTATGAATTCGGGGCAGAAAGGAAAATTAAAATCACTCTTTGTTGGAGAAGTTCTACCTAATAAAAATCAAATTACAGTTGCAATGGCTAATCCAGAATTTTTTGAATGTGTGTTTAGTTTGTCCCCTATAGTGAAGTCTCGGAGGAAGAGATCTATCCGTCCTAAGAGGACCAAGTCTGCTTGCAGGGAAGAAAACACAGATCTAGAACCTTTAAGTCTTGCCTTGACTTTGTCTCCACTAGTCACGTCCAAAATAAAAAGATCCAAGAATAGCAAAAGATCAACGGCTATTCTAGATTCCCTCTGCCTTAAGTCAGAAATAAGTCCAATCAATGAGATTGAATCTTTTTTAGATAAGTTAGCTTGCAATGAAATTCTGGAGTGCTCGCAACATGAAGATATGTGTTCTCAAACGGATAAATCAGCTTTCAATAAAATTCAAGAATGCCCACAACAACAAGATCCATGGCCTAGAACAGAGA GTTCAGCAGACTTGGAATCCTTGGTTGCATCACTTATTCAGAGGTTAGAAAATATAAGAATTTGTGATAAGAAAACCTATAAGAGGAAAGCAGCAACCAGTAAGAAAAGAACCAGTAAAAATGTTGGCCGGCTTGTCCCATGGAATCCTTTTGGTCCAATAAATATTTACAAGGGAAAGGACAAACCTTCGACACAAAAACCGCCCAGGGTTGATCTTGATATGGAGTCACTGCGAGTGTGGAAGCTACTCATAGAAAACGAAGGTGAAATTGATGAAGACCTGGATAAAGAGAAGGAAATATGGTGGGAGGAGCAAAGAGAAATATTTCAAGGAAGGGCTGCCTCATTCATTGCCCGCATGCGTCTTGTCTTAG GTGATAGGCGTTTTTCCGAATGGAAAGGGTCAGTGGTAGACTCTGTGGTTGGTGTTTACCTAACACAAAATGTATCAGATAATCTTTCAAG CAATGCCTTCATGCTTCTTGCTTCAGCATTCCCACCTCAAAATAAGCAAGAAATGACTATTCCGCAAGGACAAGCTTTAATGATTACAGAGGGAATGCCAGATTCATTTGAAAGGGAAGTGTCTGCCGATGAGAAAGATCCTGAGTTGGCTGGTTTTTCTTGTAGTCAAATGTCCACATGTAGATCAAGCATAGATGAATTATCTTCCGTAAATGATAGAAACACGTCAGAATGTTTGCCTACATCTTATACCCACTTACATCACGTTGGGGACTGCAAAAATGAGAGATTGCATGAAACTCAAGTGGAAGAAAATCTTAGTGCTGAGAGTACTTGTGGAAGTCAGGCTACAGTCACTTCTTGTAGCTCAGAAGTGATAAACTCTGCTAAGAGTGACGATTTAGGAAATGAAGCAGTCAATTTGCCCGAGAAGATATCGAGAGAGAAAGATGAACTCCCAAAAAAAGAAATTGATTGGGACGAGCTGAGGAAAACCTATTCTACTGGTAGATCTAGTGGTCTTACCGAAAGAAATAGGGATTCTGTTGACTGGGAAGCCATTAGACATGCAGATGTTGAAAAGATTGTTGAGCCAATCAAATCTCGAGGACAGGGTAATGTTCTTGCTGCAAAAATTAAG AATTTTCTTAATCGATTGGTTGAAGATCATGGAAGCATTGACCTTGAGTGGTTAAGAGATGTCCCCACAGACAAAGCGAA AGAATACTTGTTGAGTATCGTTGGGCTTGGGCCGAAGAGCGTGGATTGCCTTCGACTTTTGACACTTCGGCATTGTGCCTTTCCT gtTGACATAAATGTTGCTCGGGTATCAGTACGTCTAGGATGGGTTCCTTTGCAACCATTACCTGATGGGATCCTGATGCATCTTCTGGAGAA GTACCCCCTAGAGAGTTCCATACAAAAGTACCTTTGGCCACGTCTATGCAACCTTGATCTGCTAATACT ATATGAATTGCATTATCACATGATCACATTTGGAAAG GTTTTCTGTACAAAGAAAAATCCAAATTGTAATGCGTGCCCACTGAGAGCCGAATGCAGGCACTTTGCTAGTGCATTTGCAAG TGCTAGGCTTCGCCTCCCAGGACCACAGCAGAAAGGAGTGGTCGCCGTTAAGCAGCCTGTTAGAGTTGATGAAGTCCCAAACATGTGTGTGCCGTCACCAAATTTGTCCCTTTCTGGTGAAAGCTTCTTGGAGTCCAGGTTCCAGACTCAAGAATGTGAGCCTATCATAGAAATGCCAGAATCTCCCGAGCACAGACCTATAGAATCACTGGAACGAGACATTGAAGACTTTCCTTGTGGGGTGGAGCATGAGCAGGAGATACCTACTATCCAACTTAACACTAACGATTTTCGAGAAAATATCTTGAACTTGATCAACAAGTCCAACGCTAAAGAGTTTCAAGAAAATGTGTTGAACTTTGTTAATGAGATCAGTACATTGCATAGAGATGAAGAAGTATCAAAAGCCTTGGTTCTTTTGGATCCAGAATCTGCTTCACGTCATGCTCGTAAACTGAAAAGTGAGAGTCGAACTAGGACTGAGCACACAGT GTATGAGCTTCCAGATTATCATCCTCTTTTGAGTGGG TTTGAGAAACGGGAGCCTGATGACCCCTGCCCTTACCTTCTTGCCATCTGCCAAACAG AGGAAGAaataaaaaatcagaaaaaatTTGGAAGAGATTCTAGCTCCAAGGAATTAGAACTTTATGGTGCAAAGATATGCTCGGGCAGTACAAGTTACTCCCAAAATGATCAGATAGTTTATGGAACTATTTTG ATACCATGTCGGACGGCAAACAGGGGAAGTTTTCCACTTAATGGGACATATTTTCAAGTTAACGAG GTTTTTGCTGATCATGAGTCGAGCGAATGCCCAATTCGTGTTCCGCGGGTGTCAATATGGCATTTGAGACGAAAGACTTTATATTGTGGAACCACAGTTCACGCCATTGCTAAAG GCATGTCAACGGAGGACATTCAGTATTGCTTTTGGAGAG GGTATACATGTGTGAGAGGATATGACAGAAAGCAGAGGGCACCCAGACCCCTCCCTCGTCTATTCCATTCAGGATATAAAAGTAAAATAGGGAATTCTGATGATCAGCATTTAGAGGGTGAGAAAATTGCTTGA